Below is a window of Camelina sativa cultivar DH55 chromosome 11, Cs, whole genome shotgun sequence DNA.
GTGAGAGAACAGTGATACCGAGTGTGGTTAGATTCTCCATGTATTCCAAGTCTGCAAACCCGAGTTCTTCTACCACATCTTCTCCAAAGCTCTGTAGTTCCCAACCCGCGTAACTGTAATACAAGTTCAGAACCTCGAGCTTGCTCAGCCAGCATATGGCATCTCGTGGGATCGTCTGGAGAAACTGAGTTCTTTGTAGGTCCAGATGCTTCAGCTTTCTAAGATTCCCAAGCTCTTGGGGCAATGCACTTATCTTTGTTCCTGACATAGACAGATGATGCAACTCCACCAAATTCGTAATGGACAACGGAATCTCGGTGATACTTGTGAAAGACAAGTCCAAGACCCTGAGAATAGGCATACGCATGAAAAACCCTGTTGGAATCTTCTTCAAATACTTGTTCTGTTGGAGCATCAGTGTTGTCAGATTCGGGGATAGAGGTTTTTCAGGCAAGGTCTGGATTCTGTTATCTAACAATGAAATCACCAACGCTTTTTGCCAATTTTCCGCTTTAGGGGCATCAGTTAGTCCCATGCTAGGCTCTACTAAGATCAGCTCCTTATAAGTCCCCTGTTCAGATGCCATCCACAGTGCAAAGCTTCTTACCACATTATGCATCTTCACCTGTGTTTTCTCATCCCCTGTTTCCAACAAACATGCCGCTTTCAGATCCCCAATCAGAAAATATCCCTTGTAAATGGTGTTAACGCCACGGGAACTGGTGAGAAACCCTTCTCCGACCCAGTACTCAACAAGCTGTTCGATCTCTATAGAATGTTCTTCTGGGAATAAAGCGCAGTACAAGAAACAAGACCGGAGCAGATTACTCTCGAGATTGTCGTAGCTGAATTTTAAAAGGGTAAATACATAGTTCATACCCTTCATTTCTGCTGGAAATCTAGTCAGAACTTCACTAGCGTGGATCCACTCTTCTTCGGTCTCTCTGTGAGCCATGGCTCCTCCTAAAGTGACCAATGCGAGTGGCAATCCTCCACATTTACTCACTATAATCTCAGCGAGCCGGCGAATCGACGGTGACTCCAAGATATCTTTTCTCCCAACTTTATCACAGAAGAGCTCCCACGCGTATTGCTTCTCCAGAAAGTCCACTCTCAACCTGCAATCCGCACCCATAATGCTGCATAATGCCATAGACCGTGTTGTGAACATAACCTTGCATTTGTTTTCCCTGTCAGGTCGAGGAACTCCAGTTTTCTGCAAGTCTATCTCTTCCCAGGCATCATCGAGCAGCAACAAGAACCGTTTCTGTTTCAAAGCTCTGTGTATCTTCAAAGCTCTTTGTTCCCCGGTCTCCTTCTCGCCCCAAGATAAACCCAACTGCGCTCCAACAGCTTGCTGAATTGTACACTCGCCGAATTCCCTGGACATCGTAACCCATATCAGAAGATCATACGGATGGCCTTTTGTGACCAGCTCGTTGTTAATGCTCTGCATTAAAGTTGTCTTCCCAACCCCACCGGGTCCATAAACCCCGATgattcctctttcttcttcttcacttagTAAATCCAAAACCTGTTCTATCATCGTGGTAATTCCGACCACGCACTTGATCGGTATCTCCCTACAAGTCACTTGAATTGACCCGCCATCTGTTTCTATATCTTTGGAGCGTTGTCTCAGCTCACCGATGGACTTCAGTGTCGCAGAAACCTTCTTGCACAGTTTGTAGTCGGCACAACCGAAACAACCGAGGCATCTCCTTTGCATATTCGTCCGCTGTTCCCGACGTCTAAACCTTGCTAAAATTGAGGCTGTTTTAGTCTCCGTTTCTTGCACCACACTAAGCCACTCTCTGGCACGATTTGAGCAGCTTAGTCCCTCTAGATCGTCTTGTTGGATCCGTAAATTCCGGTCATCACGTGTGGCCTTCAAATCACCGATGGCTGTTTCGAGTTCAGTGATGGCTTGTCTAAGATCAACCTTAACTCCTCTTCTCTCTGCCATATTCAAAGATTCACACAACCCCTGAGCTAAACCCACTAGTAGGGATGAGATGAAATCCATTTCGATGATTTCTCTCGctgtttttttactttgtctGAGCAAACTAACTAATAGTTAAATTATTAGCTTCTCATGGCGATCGATCTGCTCATAGAGAAGATGAGGTTTTGTTAGTTGACTCATAAAGTCAAGTCAACGGTAATAATGTTGTCTGAACTCTGAAGTGACTTGGTCCAAGAAATCATGAGTAGATAGATTTGAACCTTTGCTTAATCCCTTCCTGGAAACGTTCAAGGCCCGATAACAGGTTGGCCCTCTTAAGAGTCTTCTAATTACTATAGGGATTATTTTGGTCAACAATTCCAAATAGATCTAAGACATTGATAAAAGTCCTCACTATGACTATGAAGGGTTCATTTACGTTGTGATGGTGTAATGAGATTGTGGGCTCATAaaagatggaaaagaaaacaaaaaactgaagAGTTGAAAATAAAGAAGGGAAACAAGAGAGTGTTGTATGTTGCATATGAGAAAGAACTCATCAAGTAGTATGTTTCACCAAAAATGGGAGACATCGAGAACTTGAATGGATGTAATCATATACCACTTTACaccttatttaattattttgttaatggGGTAATAATATAGGTAGTTAGGTACCGTTCAATTGTattagttctgtttttttttttgttacaagttTAACAACCCTACTACGTTGCCCTCAATCGCAAGGAAAGCTAACCACATATAGATATAGACATGGCGATGTGTTTTTCTTTACAACATGTTGTAATAACTTGTAAAAAGAGTAGATGATTGGTTCATTACATTTGAGGTAGGTGTCTTGTGGGAGTATTTTGTCTGTtgtccatcatcatcatcatcatcatcatcatcattcaaagCCCACTTTCACACATTTCCCTATTTGAATAACAATAATATCATGACACACATTGTCCAAAGAGTACAGCACAAGTGGCATCAAAACATATGGAAACTTTGAATATAGACTTCCTTCTTTCTTATCTGTCTGTTGAAGAATCCATCTTTGAGATATTATActgatttaagaaagaaaggaaaaaaataaaataaagagagagtttaAAGACAAGATATTTACGGAATTTAAtgaggacgaagaagaaaataatatatatatataaaaaaaggttgCTGTCTTTGTCAGTGCAATGaacctttttattatttatcaaaacaaaaagaaaaaagaaaaacttggttcttcttcatcttcggcCACCGCAACCCAACTAACACATCTTAAACCGTACACGTCACCCTCTCTGGTTCCCAAAATCGGACTTTTTCTCCGGTGTACGTGTCGCTCATCCACCGGTTTTATTCTTGGCTGGTAAAAACGTGGGTCCTGTACTCCTCCTCTGTTATACTATTATTCATGTTCTCTCTAGTCTTTTCTTTTGGGTCGTTGCATTATTTATGTCCATTAATCTATCCatctatatattacaataggaatcatgttttttcttttttttctaatttatatcGCGACAACacgcaaaattatgttttctattattttctctggtcaaataaaatataaagtatatatatagtttggtcCAATTAATGGACTTCCATGACCTTGAATCTCTTTGTCTTGTATGACAAAATtgagagaaaataatattatattttggaaaaggtttatatgatttttaacatatttttttaatatttcagcgactaatctctttttttttttgggtctgtAACTACAAAGACCAAATTTTCCAGCTATAGCagttctactttttttttttttttttttagattttaaaaaaaagataattatgaNtcaaaaaatttaggtttgTTTTAATCCCATATAATGAATAGAATACTACTGCATAAAATGGTTTTGGTTTcctatgctaaacagattacaAACAATAGTTCTGGTTTCAAGTTTGACCAAAAAACGGTTttcaaaaaatcaataatttttaaattattagacGAATAATAAAAGGATTCTCtttagttaaattattattattgagatATTTTACCGGTGGTCTTCAATTGTTTGAGAATATAAAACGCTCTCGtttctttcttatctctttGTATGGATTAAGAATTGTTCTAATACTGAAAAtgacattaaatttttaaattttatttatatttgtatgtttttattagTCTAATGATTAGAAGCTACGAATAATGCTTTGATGTGTATTTAAAAACTTCTATTTATGaagatgattaaaaatatactatatgacAAATAAATGACAAGATTTAAACTCCGACCACGACACGTCATTTAATGAAAGTCACGTTATGAAAacaatatactatataaaaaaattcaattaaaactGATGACCTAACTAAAgttaaaaaagcaaaacatattttgcttgacaaaacaaaaaggaaaagaaacagaaatggAAAAACGAAGCATGTgtctttttttatcattttaatagatttttaaaatttcaagaaCGAcccttattatataaaccaacaaaataattaatagctcctttatattatatatgtgtacATAAATAGTAGATTCGAAGCAATTGTTGCATTAGCATTTTAGCCTACCCCCCATTATTTTTCCTCTTTCCTTGTCTTTCTAATctgaaagaagaacacaaaccaaatTTTAGAACAAgtcttcccttttttttcaactttttatgtaATCTTCTAATAGATAGATAGATGAATCTAGATATCTCGTTATAGTTGGAAATTAATTGCAGAGAGagcgatagagagagagatcgatcGAGAAGGttacaaaatcatcaattaagAGGTTGTAACGAATTACCCACAATCCAGGATACCCCCCTCCTTAACAAAATtcaactcttcttttttctctctgtgTTGTGATTTTCCCGGGAAAAATCTTCATGCGCTTGTCTTTGCTTTCCCTTTTTTCATAAGAGTCATGTGTTTCTTGTCTTCCTAACTATACCTTCTTCTCTTTTAGACATCTTCAGTTTTGTTCCATTGGAGCTTTAATCTCTTAATAGAtcaaccacacacacacacacatacacacaaaaaaaaaaagatcaaacctttaCCTTAATGGAAGAAGTATCATCATCGATCGCTGGTCCTTTCAGACCATTCTCCGAAACCCAGATGAATTTCACAGGGATCAGGTTGGGTAAAGGTTACTGCATCAGCAACCAACAACAATACTCAACTCAAGCCTCCGACAACGGAGGAGATCTAACCTCATGCTCTGTTTCCGCGTCTCACGGTTCTGAATCTAGGAAAGTTTTGATTTCTCGGATCAATTCTCCTAATCTGAACATGAAGGAATCAGCAGCTGCTGATATTGTCGTCGTTGATCCCATCTCCGCCGCAGATGGGATCAACAACGCCTCAGATGTTGTtcagagggagaagaagatgattagcAGAACAGAGAGTAGGAGTCTGTTCGAATTCAAGAGTATTCCTTTATACGGTGTGACTTCGATCTGTGGAAGAAGGCCTGAGATGGAAGATGCTGTCTCCACCATTCCAAGGTTCCTTCAATCTTCCTCTGATTCGTTGCTTGATGGTCGTTTCAATCCTCAGTCAACTGCTCATTTCTTTGGTGTTTACGACGGTCATGGCGGTTCTCAGGTAATAAAAAAGATTGGGTCTTTCGATTTGGGGTTTTATCAAATTTTGCAAAGAGTCttgattttggtttgtgttatAGGTAGCGAACTATTGTAGAGAGAGGATGCATTTGGCTTTAGCGGAGGAGATAGCAAAGGAGAAACCTATGCTCTGCGATGGTGATACGTGGCtggagaagtggaagagagCTCTTTTCAATTCTTTTCTGAGAGTTGACTCGGAGATTGAGTCTGTTGCCCCGGAGACGGTTGGGTCAACGTCTGTGGTCTCCGTTGTTTTCCCGACTCATATCTTTGTTGCTAACTGCGGTGACTCTAGAGCCGTTCTTTGCCGCGGGAAAACTGCGCTTCCTTTATCCGTTGACCACAAAGTAAGCTTTATACAGACTCAAGATCTATAGTTAGATTTGGTTGTGATTTGCTATTTAGGAGTTCTATGAATCCATTTTTCTGAtgtgtgttgttgttatgtGTGTAGCCGGATAGAGAAGATGAAGCGGCGAGGATTGAAGCCGCGGGAGGGAAAGTGATCCAGTGGAACGGAGCTCGTGTTTTTGGTGTTCTCGCCATGTCGAGATCAATTGGTAAGCTTTCTTTATGTTTCTTCACCCTAAAGCTTTCTTGAAatagaaaccttttttttgcttACGAATATGTGACATTTGCAACAGGCGATAGATACTTGAAACCGTCCATCATTCCTGATCCGGAAGTGACGGCTGTGAAGAGAGTTAAAGAAGACGACTGTCTGATTCTTGCGAGTGACGGGGTTTGGGATGTAATGACGGATGAGGAGGCGTGTGAGATGGCGAGGAAGCGGATACTCTTGTGGCACAAGAAAAATGCGGTGGCTGGGGATGCGTCGTTGCTCGCGGATGAGAGGAGAAAGGAAGGGAAAGATCCCGCGGCGATGTCTGCTGCTGAGTATTTGTCAAAGCTGGCGATACAGAGAGGAAGCAAAGACAACATAAGTGTGGTGGTGGTTGATTTGAAGCCTCAGAGGAAACTCAAGAGCAAACCCTTGAACTGAGGCAGAGAGGgtcctttttcttaattttttaaaatgaatatgggtctctcaaaagaaaaaatatttactagTATTAATTTGTGGTTattgttaaattattattttttaactaacaaGCTTTATGAGATAATGTAGCTTAATGTGTTAAGCCATTGTCTTGACGTTCTAAAAAATGCCCCTTGTATTTTTCCACCAGGGCTAATTGTAATATGGTTACAACATTCAATAAAATGTAGTACTTTTACGAAAACTGAAAGATATATTACTGTCTAAAACACAAATTGTAGATGTGTATGTAAGAGTGATTTGAAAGTAGTACACAAGTAAATCGAAGTTTGTAGATTAGtcttttataaagtcaaaacATGTCGTAGATTTTGTCTTTCTAGTGGGATATGAACTAGAACTTGGTGGTAAAAACGATTGCTCAAACTCGGTTCTAGTTAGCAAGTGGGGGAATCAAAGATCCTGCGTTGGTAAAGTAAGCGGATAGATTTGCATCTTCAAACATATTCACGAACTTGTGTTCCTATTCACCAGAAAAATTGCAACAAAACAAGTCGTTAAAGGTGGTCCAAGACATATTAGTAGAAGAAAGACACACAAGAGTCTTTGTAAGATTTACGCACCAGAAGCTCCTTTGCAGATTTTCTGTCTCTTGGATCTTTTTGTATActacacaagttaaaagcatcATTTCAAGTGGCCTACTTGttacagaaaacaaagaatGCATGAGATGAAACGGTTTGAAAAATTATCTGTGGTCTCACCATTGCGAGATGAAGGAGCAAAACTCTGGAGAAAACAGATGGGAAGGTGCACTAGGAGGTGCAGTTTCAACAATAGCGTCCACGACCTCGTACACGCTATTCCATTTCTTTTTGTGTTCTGGAGGAGTATACGGGAATTTACCCGTTGCACATTCGAGTAAAACCAGTCCTAAGCTCCATATATCGCTCTTGCTACTGTACACACTTCCCTTGATTCTCTCTGGCTGCAAAACATGGTAATACCGTAGTtcatataaaaccttttttaagTCTCGAAACTGAGTAATGTGCCTATACTGAGTGTTATGAGGTGAATGGAGAAGACTTACAGACATATAATGGTATGTGCCCACAAAAGAATTAGCTAGACTGCTCGTGCTCGTCAAGATCTTGCTGACACCAAAGTCTGTGATCTTGACTTCACCTCTATGATTGATTAGCAAGTTCGAAGGTTTTAAGTCCCGATGAATGATTCGCCTGTCATGGTGAATATAGCAAAGACCTTGTAGCACCTGCATAATATATAGTAGAGAAGAAAGAGCTTTAGTTATGTGCTTTTCTTAcagaagatataaaaaaaatagaaacgatGTTTAAAGATTTAGCGTAGAGTACTCGCTTGCAGATGGCAGCGAGCATGTTTTCAGGAACTTTTTCGACTTTCTTTAACAAGTCAGCAAGGGATCCACCATCCATGAACTCCAATATGATTGAAACGAGACCGTTATGGTAGAAAGACTGATAACATGAGACTAGAAATGGACATTGCGAGCTCAAGTTTATCCTAAGCTCCTGAGAAATCGCTTTACATGTCGATTCTTCTGTGTTCACTTGAATGACCTGAAACATATTATGAATCTTGAGAGAAGGAAGACACTCGGGAAAAAAGAAGGCAACATGGAAACACCAAAACAGAATGGAATATGGAATCGGACCTTGAGAGCGAAAAACTGCTGAGTGAGTTTGTGTTTCACTAACTGGACATTACCACTGTTTCCTTTGCCAATGACTTTGATCACTTCTAGATCTCCCAAACTCAATTGGTTGTCCAATGGCTCAATAGGAGGTGGCTGTATGTAGcacacaacaaaaagaaaacagaaaaaaatcatgGAGAGTGAGATCTATCAACTTCAAGAAGCATATAAATGAACAAAACTTTACAGCTCCTGGTTCAGATTGAGACACGATCTGGATTCCATCTTTATTCACTCTAAGGTCTCCATCCTTGAATGTTCCACTCTGTGTTCTatccattttttatttacaatgtcaGAATAACAATCACTATAGTCTAAGTGAACACTGTAGGAATCGCAAAATGGTGTGAAcaacaaatcctaaaaacagAGAACTGTGAGTGAACTATTCTGATTCACGGAATTTGATGTAAAATCCTAACAAGaaatctaaaattcaaaaaggGCAGGATCCGAAGAAACATTAGCAGATAATgccctaaaataaataaaaagaatccaaagagagagagagagagagagagagagagagagagagtttacaAGAATTTGGAGATGGACTGTTCAGG
It encodes the following:
- the LOC104722350 gene encoding disease resistance protein RPS2-like produces the protein MDFISSLLVGLAQGLCESLNMAERRGVKVDLRQAITELETAIGDLKATRDDRNLRIQQDDLEGLSCSNRAREWLSVVQETETKTASILARFRRREQRTNMQRRCLGCFGCADYKLCKKVSATLKSIGELRQRSKDIETDGGSIQVTCREIPIKCVVGITTMIEQVLDLLSEEEERGIIGVYGPGGVGKTTLMQSINNELVTKGHPYDLLIWVTMSREFGECTIQQAVGAQLGLSWGEKETGEQRALKIHRALKQKRFLLLLDDAWEEIDLQKTGVPRPDRENKCKVMFTTRSMALCSIMGADCRLRVDFLEKQYAWELFCDKVGRKDILESPSIRRLAEIIVSKCGGLPLALVTLGGAMAHRETEEEWIHASEVLTRFPAEMKGMNYVFTLLKFSYDNLESNLLRSCFLYCALFPEEHSIEIEQLVEYWVGEGFLTSSRGVNTIYKGYFLIGDLKAACLLETGDEKTQVKMHNVVRSFALWMASEQGTYKELILVEPSMGLTDAPKAENWQKALVISLLDNRIQTLPEKPLSPNLTTLMLQQNKYLKKIPTGFFMRMPILRVLDLSFTSITEIPLSITNLVELHHLSMSGTKISALPQELGNLRKLKHLDLQRTQFLQTIPRDAICWLSKLEVLNLYYSYAGWELQSFGEDVVEELGFADLEYMENLTTLGITVLSLETLKTLYEVGALHNCIQHLHVEECNGLLHLNLPSLANHGRSLRRLSIKSCHDLEYLVTPTDVENDWLPSLEVLTLNSLQKLSRVWGNSVSKECLRNIRCINISHCHKLKNVSWVSQLPKLEVIDLLDCRELEELISEHESPSVDDPASFPALKTLTFRDLPEVRSILPSQLSFQKLETLVITNCPKVKKLPFQETTVQMNLPTVYCCEKWWDALENDQPNKELYCLPRFVPN
- the LOC104722348 gene encoding mitogen-activated protein kinase kinase 1; amino-acid sequence: MNRGSLIPNPISLPPPEQSISKFLTQSGTFKDGDLRVNKDGIQIVSQSEPGAPPPIEPLDNQLSLGDLEVIKVIGKGNSGNVQLVKHKLTQQFFALKVIQVNTEESTCKAISQELRINLSSQCPFLVSCYQSFYHNGLVSIILEFMDGGSLADLLKKVEKVPENMLAAICKRVLQGLCYIHHDRRIIHRDLKPSNLLINHRGEVKITDFGVSKILTSTSSLANSFVGTYHYMSPERIKGSVYSSKSDIWSLGLVLLECATGKFPYTPPEHKKKWNSVYEVVDAIVETAPPSAPSHLFSPEFCSFISQCIQKDPRDRKSAKELLEHKFVNMFEDANLSAYFTNAGSLIPPLAN
- the LOC104722349 gene encoding protein phosphatase 2C 56, which encodes MEEVSSSIAGPFRPFSETQMNFTGIRLGKGYCISNQQQYSTQASDNGGDLTSCSVSASHGSESRKVLISRINSPNLNMKESAAADIVVVDPISAADGINNASDVVQREKKMISRTESRSLFEFKSIPLYGVTSICGRRPEMEDAVSTIPRFLQSSSDSLLDGRFNPQSTAHFFGVYDGHGGSQVANYCRERMHLALAEEIAKEKPMLCDGDTWLEKWKRALFNSFLRVDSEIESVAPETVGSTSVVSVVFPTHIFVANCGDSRAVLCRGKTALPLSVDHKPDREDEAARIEAAGGKVIQWNGARVFGVLAMSRSIGDRYLKPSIIPDPEVTAVKRVKEDDCLILASDGVWDVMTDEEACEMARKRILLWHKKNAVAGDASLLADERRKEGKDPAAMSAAEYLSKLAIQRGSKDNISVVVVDLKPQRKLKSKPLN